The Halostagnicola kamekurae sequence AGTTCTTCCAGGGCACGTTAGATTCCACTGAAGAAATCGAAACTGCTCGAGTCTTCGATACGACGCTCCGGGATGGCGAACAGTCCCCTGGAACGTCGTTCTCTTACGACGACAAGCGCCAGATCGCCTCGATCTTGGACGAGATGGGCACCCACGTAATCGAAGCTGGGTTCCCCGTCAACTCCGACGCGGAGTTCGAGGCAGTCCGGGATATTGCTTCGGCAACCAACACGACGACCTGCGGGTTAGCCCGCGTCGTCGATGCGGATATCGAAGCGGCGTTAGATTCCGGCGTCGAGATGGTTCACGTCTTCGTGAGCACGAGCGACGTCCAGATCGAAGATTCGATGCACGCCACACGAGACCAGGTCGTACAGAACGCAGTCGAGTCGGTCGAGCGCGTCGTCGACGCGGGAGCAACCTGTATGTTCTCCCCGATGGACGCGACGAGAACCGACGAGGCGTTCCTGATAGACGTGATCGAAGCGGTCACCGAGGCGGGAACCGACTGGATCAACATCCCCGACACCTGCGGCGTCGCCACGCCCGGCCGATTCCAGGCGATGATCGAGAAGGTATGTGCACACACCGACGCGCGCGTCGACGTCCACACCCACGACGACTTCGGGTTGGCGACCGCGAACGCGATCGCCGGCATCGAAGCCGGCGCCGATCAGGCCCAGGTATCGGTCAACTCCATCGGCGAGCGGGCGGGCAACGCCGCCTACGAGGAGTTCGTCATGTCCGTCGAATCCCTCTACCAGGTCGATACCGGTATCGACACTACGCGGATCACGGAGCTCTCCGACATCGTCGAGGACAAAAGCGGCATGGAGACGCCGGGCAACAAGCCCGTCGTCGGCGACAACGCCTTCTCTCACGAGAGCGGCATCCACGCCGCGGGCGTGATCGAAAACTCCGACACGTTCGAACCGGGCGTCATGACCCCCGAGATGGTCGGAGCCGAACGCAAACTGGTCATGGGCAAACACACCGGCACGCACTCCGTCCGCGAGCGCCTGCACGAACGCGGGTTCGATCCCACCGACGAGCAGGTTCGCGCGGTCACCCGACGGGTCAAAGACTACGGCGCCGAAAAGCGCCGCGTCACCGTCAGCGACTTAGAGCGCTTCGCCGAGGAGGCCGACGTCGAGCGCACACAGGAAAGAGAGGAGGTGCGCGCCTAGGGATGTTCTCCCCGTTTGCAAGCGTTCTCGAGCACCGGCTACGCCACCAGACCGACTCGAGTGAAACGCACAAGAGTTATGATAGTCGAAGGTGCAATACTCGAGGTAATGAGATCACGCCCACAGCGGTCGGCCGACGCGGCCGAGACCGGCGTGTTCGCTCCGTTCGCTATTGTAGGGGCCGTCTAGCCCCTCACACACCTCCTTCTCGTTCCGGCCTCGCATCGATCACCAGCCACCAGTCAGCCAGCAGATACCACAGCACATGACAACTGATCGCCACCAAACGGCGGGAGGATTCCAATGAGCGAACGCGCGACCTCGGTCACGTCACCGACCGACACGGACGAACCAGGGGAACAGCACGCGGACGAATCGACGGCGTCGGACGCGTCGACGCCAACGGCGGACGGAGAAACCGAGAAAGCGCCCGTCACGACGGGCGCGCAGTCGGTCATCCGGGCCCTCGAGAACGCGGGCGTCGAGTACGCATTCGGCGTGCAAGGCGGCGCGATCATGCCCGTCTACGACGCGCTGTACGATTCGGACATCTACCACGTGACGATGGCCCACGAACAGGGGGCCGCCCACGCGGCCGACGCCTACGGCATCGTCTCGGGCGAACCGGGCATCTGCCTGGCGACCTCGGGGCCGGGGGCGACGAACCTCGTCACGGGGATCGCGGACGCCGACATGGATTCGGATCCGATGCTCGCGCTAACCGGACAGGTCGCGCGAGATTTCGTCGGCAACGACGCGTTTCAGGAGACCGATACGACCGGCGTCACGACGCCGGTGACCAAGGACAACACGTTCGCGAGCGATCCGGACACGGTCGGCTCGGACGTGAGCGAAGCGTTCGCGCTCGCACGCGAGGGCCGACCGGGACCGACACTGGTCGACCTCCCGAAGGACGTCTCGAACGCGGACACCGACTGCGAGCCCGACGAACCGACGGTTCCGGACACCTACGAGGTTCAGGAGCGCGCCGATCCCGAAATCGTCGAACAGGCCGCGCGACGGATCGAGAACTCGAGCAAACCCGCCCTGCTACTCGGCGGCGGCGTCATCAAGGGCGAGGCCAGCGAGGCCTGCCGCGAGTTCGCGATCGAACACGAGATCCCGGTCATCACGACGATGCCCGGCATCGGTTCGTTCCCGGAGGATCACGAACTGTCGATGGAGATGGCCGGCATGCACGGCACCGGCTACGCCAACATGGCGATCACCCACTGTGACACCTTAATCGGCATCGGAACGCGCTTCGACGACCGCCTGACCGGCGGCATCGAGACGTTCGCGCCCGACGCCGAACTGATCCACGTCGACATCGATCCGGCGGAGATCTCGAAGAACATCCATGCAGACTATCCGCTGATCGGCGACGCCGAGACGGTCGTCACGCAACTGGCCGAGGAGATGGAGTCCTCGCCACAGGCGACGAAGTGGCGGGCCCAGTGTCAGCAGTGGAAGTCCGACTACTCGATGGCCTACGACGCTCCCGAAGACAGGCCGATCCAGCCGGAGTTCGTCGTCGAAGCCCTAGACGAGGCGACCAGCGATCGAGCGGTCGTGACCACCGGCGTCGGCCAACACCAGATGTGGGCCTGCCAGTACTGGACGTTCACCGAGCCGCGCACGTGGGTCTCGAGTCACGGGCTGGGCGCGATGGGCTACGGCCTGCCCTCGGCGATCGGCGCGCGCATCGCCGCCGACGACGACCAGGAGGTCGTCTGCATCGACGGCGACGGCTCGTTCCTGATGACGCTGCAGGGCCTCTCTGTCGCGGTTCGGGAGAACCTCGACATCACCGTCGTCGTGCTCAACAACGAGTACATCGGCATGGTTCGACAGTGGCAGGACGCCTTCTTCGAGGGTCGTCACTCCGCTTCCGAGTACAATTGGATGCCCGAGTTCGACAAACTCGCCGAGGCCTTCGGCGCGAGAGGGTTCCGGATCGACGAGTACGACGAGGTCCCAGACACCATCGAGGAGGCGCTTTCCTACGACGGGCCGTCCGTTATCGACGCGCATATCGATCCGCAGGCGAACGTCTACCCGATGGTGCCAAGCGGCGGCGACAACGGCCAGTTCGCGCTGGCGGAGGACCAGCTATGACCGGCGGACTCGACGGCCCGGCCCCCGAGGAACGCCCGACGCCGACGGGACGGCGGACCGCACAGGGGATCCGCGTCGATCCCGAAGTGGAGGCCGAACACGAACCGCGCCGAACCGTGATCTCGGCGCTCGTCGAGCACGAACCCGGCGTGCTCTCGGACGTCTCGGGGCTGTTCTCGAGACGGCAGTTCAACATCGAGAGCCTGACCGTCGGCCCCACCGACGACGAGGACCGAGCGCGGATCACCCTCGTCGTTGAGGAACCCGACCCCGGCATCGAACAGATCAAGAAACAACTCCGGAAGCTCGTTCCGGTCGTCTCGGTTCGCGAACTCGAGCCGGACGCGATGCGGCGCGAACTCGCGCTCGTGAAGGTCAACGCGATGCGTCCCGATCAGGTCGCCGCAGTCGCGGAGATGTACGGCGCCACGACCGTCGACGCCTCGCCCGAGACGGCGACCGTCGAGATCACCGGTAGCGATCAGAAGATCGACGCGGCGATCGAGGCGTTCAGCCAGTTCGGGATCCGCGAGATCTCCCGAACCGGAACGACGGCGTTGGCGCGGGGGACGACCGATACCGCTCGCGAGACGCCGCCGGAGGAATCGGCACAGCAAACGAACCCGCAACAACCACACGCAGACGATGACTGACGAATTCACCACCGAAATCCACTACGAAGAAGACGTAGATGAATCGCACCTCGCAAATTCCACCGTCGCCGTACTCGGCTACGGCAGCCAGGGTCACGCCCACGCGCTGAACCTCCACGAGAGCGGCGTCGACGTGATCGTCGGCCTTCGCGAGAACTCCTCCTCGAGAGAGCCGGCACGCGCGGAAGGACTCGAGGTCGCGACCGCCGCCGAGGCGGCGAAGCAGGCCGACATCGTGTCCGTGCTGGTCCCCGATACGGTCCAGCCGGCCGTCTACGAGGAGATCGAACCGCACCTCGAAGAGGGCGACACGCTCCAGTTCGCTCACGGCTTTAACATCCACTACAACCAGATCCGGCCGCCCGAACACGTCGACGTGACGATGATCGCGCCCAAATCGCCGGGCCACCTGGTGCGGCGCAACTACGAGCGCGGCGAGGGAACCCCCGGACTGCTCGCGGTCTATCAGGACACGACCGGCGACGCGAAGGAACGCGCGCTCGCGTACGCGAAGGGGATCGGTTGCGCTCGAGCGGGCGTCGTCGAAACGACGTTCCGCGAAGAGACCGAAACCGACCTCTTCGGCGAGCAGGCCGTCCTCTGTGGCGGGATCGCCGAGCTGATCAAGGTCGGCTACGAGACGCTCGTCGACGCCGGCTACAGCGAGGAGATGGCCTACTTCGAGTGCATGAACGAGATGAAACTCATCGTCGACCTGATGTACGAGGGCGGCCTCGGCGCGATGTGGGACTCGGTTTCGGACACCGCCGAGTACGGCGGGCTCACCCGCGGCGACGAGATCATCGACGACAACGTTCGCGCCAACATGGACGAAGTGCTCGAGCAGGTCCAAAACGGCGAGTTCGCGACCGAGTGGGTCGCGGAGAATCAGGCCAACCGGCCGGTATACACGCAGCTGAACCAGGCCGAGAAGGACCACGAGATCGAGGAGGTCGGCGAGCGGCTTCGCGCCCTCTTCGCGTGGGAAGGCGAGGGAGAAGACGAGGACGAGAAAACGCGCGTTCAGGCGGACTGATCGACGAACGAACACAGCTCGAGAACGAACGAATACAGATGACACGAGAGACAGAACCGACGGCACCCGATACCGGTACGTCGGCGGAGTCGGCGTCGGGTTCAGGGGAGAGTATGGCTGAAATCAGCCACACCAACCCCTACACCGACGAATCGACTGGACAGCTGTTCAGTCGCGGCCCCGTCGTCGCTGCCGATGGCGGCGAGGCAGACGCCGTCGAATCGACAGACGACCGACCGGAGCGAGCGGCGACGGACGAGCGGACGATGCGAACCGTCAGTCACACGCCACCGACCGAAGCGACGGAGACGAACCGAACGAATCGGGTCTTCGAACGGGGGCGCGTACGAACCGACGGGATCGAGGACGACAGATGAGCGAGGGAACACTCTACGACAAGGTGTGGGATCGGCACAAAGTTACGACGCTTCCGACCGGGCAGGATCAACTGTTCGTCGGACTGCATCTCATTCACGAGGTCACCAGTCCGCAGGCGTTCGGCATGCTCGAGGAACGCGACCTCGAGGTCGCCTACCCCGAACTGACTCACGCGACGGTCGATCACATCGTTCCGACAGCCGATCAGTCTCGGCCCTACGCCGAGGACTCGGCCGAGGAGATGATGTCCGAACTCGAGCAGAACGTCCGCGAGGCGGGCATCGAGTTTTCGGACCCGACGACGGGCGATCAGGGGATCGTCCACGTCATCGGGCCGGAGCAGGGACTCACCCAGCCCGGCAAGACCATCGTCTGCGGGGACTCCCATACGAGCACCCACGGCGCGTTCGGCGCGCTGGCGTTCGGTATCGGGACCTCGCAGATCCGCGACGTCCTCGCGACGGGGACCATCGCGATGGAGAAACAGAAGGTTCGAAAGATCGAGATCACCGGCGAGCTCGACGACGGCGTGGAGGCCAAAGATGTCATCCTCGAGATCATCAGCCGGCTGGGCACCGAAGGCGGCGTCGGCTACGTCTACGAGTACGCCGGCGAAGCCATCGAGAGTCTCGGCATGGAAGGTCGGATGTCGATCTGTAACATGTCCATCGAGGGCGGCGCTCGAGCGGGCTACGTAAACCCCGACGAGACCACCTACGAGTGGCTCGAGGAGACCGACTACTTCCAGGAGAATCCCGAGAAGTTCGAAGAGCTGAAACCCTACTGGGACTCGATCGCGAGCGACGACGACGCCGAGTACGACGACGTCGTCACCATCGACGGCTCGGAGCTCGAGCCGGTCGTCACCTGGGGGACGACCCCCGGCCAGGGAATCGGCGTTACCGATCCGATCCCGGCACCGGAGGACCTCCCCGCAGACAAGGAAGACACCGCGCGACGCGCCCAGGAACACATGCGAGTCGAACCCGGCGAGACGATGGAAGGCTACGACATCGACGTCGCCTTCCTCGGCTCGTGTACCAACGCCCGACTGCCCGACCTCCGACGCGGTGCCGAGATCGTCGAGGGTCGACAGGTCGACGACGACGTTCGCGCGCTCGTCGTCCCCGGCAGTCAGCGCGTCCAGGAAACGGCGGAGAAAGAGGGCCTCAAGGACATCTACGAGGAAGCCGGCTTCGAGTGGCGAAACGCCGGCTGTTCGATGTGTCTGGGCATGAACGAAGACCAACTCGAGGGTGACGAGGCCTGTGCCTCCTCTTCGAACCGGAACTTCGTCGGCCGGCAGGGAAGCAAGGACGGGCGCACCGTCCTCATGAACCCGCGGATGGTCGCCGCGGCGGCGATCACCGGCGAGGTCACTGACGTGCGCGAATTGAAGGAGGTGTCGACCGCATGAGCGACGATGTCGAAATTCCGGAGGTCAAGTACGCCTCCGGATCCGGCGTCCCGATTCAGGGCAACGACATCGACACCGACCAGATCATCCCCGCGCGGTTCATGAAGGTCGTCACCTTCGACGGACTGGGCGAGTTCGCG is a genomic window containing:
- a CDS encoding homocitrate synthase/isopropylmalate synthase family protein; translation: MQCLHQTTALIPVRAVEFFQGTLDSTEEIETARVFDTTLRDGEQSPGTSFSYDDKRQIASILDEMGTHVIEAGFPVNSDAEFEAVRDIASATNTTTCGLARVVDADIEAALDSGVEMVHVFVSTSDVQIEDSMHATRDQVVQNAVESVERVVDAGATCMFSPMDATRTDEAFLIDVIEAVTEAGTDWINIPDTCGVATPGRFQAMIEKVCAHTDARVDVHTHDDFGLATANAIAGIEAGADQAQVSVNSIGERAGNAAYEEFVMSVESLYQVDTGIDTTRITELSDIVEDKSGMETPGNKPVVGDNAFSHESGIHAAGVIENSDTFEPGVMTPEMVGAERKLVMGKHTGTHSVRERLHERGFDPTDEQVRAVTRRVKDYGAEKRRVTVSDLERFAEEADVERTQEREEVRA
- the ilvB gene encoding biosynthetic-type acetolactate synthase large subunit; this encodes MSERATSVTSPTDTDEPGEQHADESTASDASTPTADGETEKAPVTTGAQSVIRALENAGVEYAFGVQGGAIMPVYDALYDSDIYHVTMAHEQGAAHAADAYGIVSGEPGICLATSGPGATNLVTGIADADMDSDPMLALTGQVARDFVGNDAFQETDTTGVTTPVTKDNTFASDPDTVGSDVSEAFALAREGRPGPTLVDLPKDVSNADTDCEPDEPTVPDTYEVQERADPEIVEQAARRIENSSKPALLLGGGVIKGEASEACREFAIEHEIPVITTMPGIGSFPEDHELSMEMAGMHGTGYANMAITHCDTLIGIGTRFDDRLTGGIETFAPDAELIHVDIDPAEISKNIHADYPLIGDAETVVTQLAEEMESSPQATKWRAQCQQWKSDYSMAYDAPEDRPIQPEFVVEALDEATSDRAVVTTGVGQHQMWACQYWTFTEPRTWVSSHGLGAMGYGLPSAIGARIAADDDQEVVCIDGDGSFLMTLQGLSVAVRENLDITVVVLNNEYIGMVRQWQDAFFEGRHSASEYNWMPEFDKLAEAFGARGFRIDEYDEVPDTIEEALSYDGPSVIDAHIDPQANVYPMVPSGGDNGQFALAEDQL
- the ilvN gene encoding acetolactate synthase small subunit, which codes for MTGGLDGPAPEERPTPTGRRTAQGIRVDPEVEAEHEPRRTVISALVEHEPGVLSDVSGLFSRRQFNIESLTVGPTDDEDRARITLVVEEPDPGIEQIKKQLRKLVPVVSVRELEPDAMRRELALVKVNAMRPDQVAAVAEMYGATTVDASPETATVEITGSDQKIDAAIEAFSQFGIREISRTGTTALARGTTDTARETPPEESAQQTNPQQPHADDD
- the ilvC gene encoding ketol-acid reductoisomerase, translating into MTDEFTTEIHYEEDVDESHLANSTVAVLGYGSQGHAHALNLHESGVDVIVGLRENSSSREPARAEGLEVATAAEAAKQADIVSVLVPDTVQPAVYEEIEPHLEEGDTLQFAHGFNIHYNQIRPPEHVDVTMIAPKSPGHLVRRNYERGEGTPGLLAVYQDTTGDAKERALAYAKGIGCARAGVVETTFREETETDLFGEQAVLCGGIAELIKVGYETLVDAGYSEEMAYFECMNEMKLIVDLMYEGGLGAMWDSVSDTAEYGGLTRGDEIIDDNVRANMDEVLEQVQNGEFATEWVAENQANRPVYTQLNQAEKDHEIEEVGERLRALFAWEGEGEDEDEKTRVQAD
- the leuC gene encoding 3-isopropylmalate dehydratase large subunit; translated protein: MSEGTLYDKVWDRHKVTTLPTGQDQLFVGLHLIHEVTSPQAFGMLEERDLEVAYPELTHATVDHIVPTADQSRPYAEDSAEEMMSELEQNVREAGIEFSDPTTGDQGIVHVIGPEQGLTQPGKTIVCGDSHTSTHGAFGALAFGIGTSQIRDVLATGTIAMEKQKVRKIEITGELDDGVEAKDVILEIISRLGTEGGVGYVYEYAGEAIESLGMEGRMSICNMSIEGGARAGYVNPDETTYEWLEETDYFQENPEKFEELKPYWDSIASDDDAEYDDVVTIDGSELEPVVTWGTTPGQGIGVTDPIPAPEDLPADKEDTARRAQEHMRVEPGETMEGYDIDVAFLGSCTNARLPDLRRGAEIVEGRQVDDDVRALVVPGSQRVQETAEKEGLKDIYEEAGFEWRNAGCSMCLGMNEDQLEGDEACASSSNRNFVGRQGSKDGRTVLMNPRMVAAAAITGEVTDVRELKEVSTA